Sequence from the Aquimarina sp. Aq107 genome:
GATATTATCGCTTGCTCCTACTCTAGTAAAGATTTTATCAACCGCTCCTATTTTAGCTTCGTCCGCAGGAACAAAACTTCCCATCTGAGCTAATAAAACAATTAAGGCTGTTTGTCTCAATATTGCAGACTTACCACTCATATTAGGTCCCGTAATCATAATCATTTGCTGATCATCTCTATTTAGAGAAACATCATTTGCTATATACTGCTCTCCTGGCGGTAATTGTTTTTCTATTACTGGATGACGCCCATTTTTAATCTCTAACGTATAAGAATCATCTATCAATGGACGTGTATATTTGTTTTCTTCAGCTAATTGAGCATAAGAACATAAACAATCCAATTGTCCGATCAAACTAGCATTTAATTGCACCGGCTTGATATACTCATTCATCCAAATAATTAAATCACTAAACAACTGTTGTTCTAGCGTTAGAATTTTTTCTTCGGCTCCAAGAATTTTAGCTTCGTATTCTTTTAACTCTTCTGTGATATATCGTTCTGCATTAACCAGTGTTTGCTTCCGTATCCAAGTTTCAGGAACTTTATCTTTATGGGTGTTACGTACTTCGATATAATACCCAAAAACATTATTGGAAGCTATTTTTAAAGAAGTAATCCCCGTTGCTTCTGTTTCGCGTTCCAACATTTTATCTAGATAATCCTTCCCAGAAAATGCAATCGAACGCAATTCGTCTAATTCATCCAAGTATCCATCGGCTATTGAATTACCTTTAAGAATATTTACAGGAGCTTCTTCGTTTAGCGTTTCCTTTATTTTGTTACGCAACAATTCGCAATCATGCAAGGTATCTCCGATTACTTTCAAAGCATCATTATCGCTATTAATCGCCTGTGCTTTTATCGGAACAATAGCTTCTAAAGAATTCTTAAGCTGAATAACTTCTCTAGGATTCACTTTTCCTGTAGCAACTTTAGAAATTAAACGCTCTATATCTCCGATTTGCTTAATCTGATGTTGAATCTTTTGATGCAGTACTCCATTATCCAAAAAGTATTGAACTACTTCATGCCGTTTTTGAATACTAACTACATTTTTTAGAGGCAAGGCCAACCAACGTTTTAAGGTACGTCCTCCCATCGGGGAGATAGTTTTATCAATAACATCTATTAATGTTACGGCATTTACAGCATTTGGATTATACAACTCTAGATTTCGGATTGTAAAACGATCCATCCATATATACTCATCCTCTGCAATTCTTTGTATAGCAGTAATGTGCTGCAATTTATGATGCTGTGTTTCTCCCAAATAATGAAGAATCACTCCAGCTGCTATAACACCTTCTTGCAAATGATCTACACCAAAACCTTTTAGAGATGTCGTCTCGAAATGGGTATTTAGTGTTTCGTTAGCATAGTCTGTTTTAAAAACCCAATCTTCTAGAAAAAAAGTATGAAAATCATTTCCAAAATCATTCTGAAAGCTTTGTTTTTTAGGCTTAGGAATTAACACTTCACTTGGACTAAAATTACGTAATAATTTATCCATCTGTGCCGCATCTCCCTGAGCTGTTAAAAACTCTCCAGTAGAAACATCTAAAAATGCAACCCCTAATTCTTTTTTACCATAATGCAACGCACACAAAAAATTATTGGTTTTACTCTGTAATACCTCATCATTTAATGCAACTCCAGGAGTTACCAATTCAGTCACTCCTCTTTTTACAATGGTTTTGGTCTGCTTTGGATCCTCTAATTGGTCACAGATTGCTACTCGTTCTCCGGCCTTTACTAATTTAGGTAAATAAGTGTTTAAAGAATGATGTGGAAATCCAGCCAACGCAGTTTCGTGTTCACTTCCATTGCCTCGCTTGGTCTGCACAATATTAAGAATCGCTGCTGCCTTAATGGCATCTTCTCCAAAAGTCTCATAAAAATCACCTACTCTAAACAGTAATAATGCATCTGGATATTTAGCCTTAATAGCATTATATTGCTTCATTAGAGGCGTCACTTTCTTTTCTTTTTTTGCTTTTTTTGGTGCCAAGAGGATCTGATTTTCTACAGTGGCTAAAGTAGGTATTCTTCATTTTTTTCTGAAACCTAACCAACAGGAGTTATTCATTTTTATTCACAATTTATTTAAAGGCAGTTGGCAGTATTAAGTTAGCGACAAGTACCGAGTAAAATGTTTTCCTAGCGTAGGCTTGGATCCATTATATTAACCAAGCGATTTCTATATTTTGGATTCTGACCTTCGTCAGAATAACAATAAATAATACTTTTGCTGTAATGAAAGAAAATAGAAAATTAAAAAATAGCGAACTAGATCGTAAAACAATAGCTGAATTTAAGGAAGCCGAAAAAACTCCTTTGATAATTATTCTTGATAATATAAGAAGTCTTAATAATATTGGATCTGTCTTTAGAACAGCAGACGCTTTTTTGGTCAAAAAAATATATCTCTGTGGTATTACTGCTACTCCTCCTCATAAGGATATTCAGAAAACGGCCCTTGGAGCAACAGAAACTGTAGATTGGGAACACACAGAAGACACTATGGATTTAGTTGCTAAATTACAATCAGAAAACATTAAAATTCTATCCATAGAGCAAGCAGAAAATGCTACTATGCTACATAATTTTATACCTGAACCTAATCAAACCTATGCTGTAATTTTTGGAAATGAAGTAAAAGGTGTTCAACAAAAAGTAGTTTCGGCTAGTAATGCTGTTATAGAAATACCGCAGTACGGTAGTAAACACTCATTGAACATTTCGGTTAGTACTGGAGTAGTAATCTGGGATTTGTTTTGTAAGTTTAATGCTCACTAACTCAATTATTATTTTCCTAATGAAACATATCTCTATACTACTGGTCATCTGTTTAACTTTAATAAGTTGTAACCAAAAGAAAGAAGCTCCTAAAAAAGAAAAATCCATGACAGAGGATCAACTAATCGCCAAAGCAAAAGAAATCCACAGTAATGTTATTACCTTAGATACTCACTGTGATATTAATGTAAAGAATTTTACCGATTCTATTAATTATACGCAAGATTTAAACTCGCAGATTACATTACCTAAAATGAAAAAAGGTGGTTTAGATGTAGCTTGGTTTATTGTATACACAGGTCAAGATTCATTAAATGCAGAAGGTTTTAAAAAAGCCCATGAAATCGCCATGTCTAAGTTTGATGCAATACATCGATTGGTTGATACACTAGCTCCTGATCAAATAGCGTTAGCAAGAAATTCTGATGATGTACGCAATATTCATAAGTCTGGTAAAAAAGTGGCCATGATAGGTATTGAAAACGGATATCCTGTCGGAACCGATATCAGCAACGTAAAAAAGTTTTATGATCTTGGTGCTAGATATATGTCTTTATCTCATAATGGTCATAGTCAACTT
This genomic interval carries:
- the mutS gene encoding DNA mismatch repair protein MutS, coding for MKQYNAIKAKYPDALLLFRVGDFYETFGEDAIKAAAILNIVQTKRGNGSEHETALAGFPHHSLNTYLPKLVKAGERVAICDQLEDPKQTKTIVKRGVTELVTPGVALNDEVLQSKTNNFLCALHYGKKELGVAFLDVSTGEFLTAQGDAAQMDKLLRNFSPSEVLIPKPKKQSFQNDFGNDFHTFFLEDWVFKTDYANETLNTHFETTSLKGFGVDHLQEGVIAAGVILHYLGETQHHKLQHITAIQRIAEDEYIWMDRFTIRNLELYNPNAVNAVTLIDVIDKTISPMGGRTLKRWLALPLKNVVSIQKRHEVVQYFLDNGVLHQKIQHQIKQIGDIERLISKVATGKVNPREVIQLKNSLEAIVPIKAQAINSDNDALKVIGDTLHDCELLRNKIKETLNEEAPVNILKGNSIADGYLDELDELRSIAFSGKDYLDKMLERETEATGITSLKIASNNVFGYYIEVRNTHKDKVPETWIRKQTLVNAERYITEELKEYEAKILGAEEKILTLEQQLFSDLIIWMNEYIKPVQLNASLIGQLDCLCSYAQLAEENKYTRPLIDDSYTLEIKNGRHPVIEKQLPPGEQYIANDVSLNRDDQQMIMITGPNMSGKSAILRQTALIVLLAQMGSFVPADEAKIGAVDKIFTRVGASDNISMGESTFMVEMNETANILNNISDRSLVLLDEIGRGTSTYDGISIAWAISEFLHEHPARPKTLFATHYHELNEMCETFKRIKNYNVAVKELKDNVLFLRKLVPGGSEHSFGIHVAKMAGMPQQVLHRANKMLKKLEKSHSSEELTDKIKGIQEEDELQLSFFNLDDPLLEEIKDEIVNIDIDTLTPVEALMKLNEIKRMLTRKKASQV
- a CDS encoding RNA methyltransferase → MKENRKLKNSELDRKTIAEFKEAEKTPLIIILDNIRSLNNIGSVFRTADAFLVKKIYLCGITATPPHKDIQKTALGATETVDWEHTEDTMDLVAKLQSENIKILSIEQAENATMLHNFIPEPNQTYAVIFGNEVKGVQQKVVSASNAVIEIPQYGSKHSLNISVSTGVVIWDLFCKFNAH